The following are encoded together in the Candidatus Methylomirabilis oxygeniifera genome:
- a CDS encoding protein of unknown function (Evidence 5 : No homology to any previously reported sequences): MCLITYYQHRDHKFLGEYFVAGLRLACSLYFWSLQTTQHSARGRAADVGARLVDLSTGGERATARTIFPNLLIGDMEVSNEDTADLDR, translated from the coding sequence GTGTGTCTCATAACTTATTACCAACACAGAGATCATAAGTTTTTAGGCGAATACTTCGTTGCTGGCCTACGACTTGCGTGCAGCTTATACTTTTGGTCCCTCCAGACAACTCAGCATAGCGCGAGGGGTCGTGCAGCAGATGTTGGTGCTCGTCTTGTGGATCTGAGCACTGGAGGGGAGAGGGCTACCGCTCGGACGATCTTTCCGAATCTTTTGATTGGAGACATGGAGGTGTCCAATGAAGATACCGCGGATCTTGATCGTTGA
- a CDS encoding conserved protein of unknown function (Evidence 4 : Homologs of previously reported genes of unknown function): protein MPKAYWVSAYRAVRDPDKLAAYAKLASPAITAGGGRILARGEPAKVYEYGVKQRIVLIEFDSVEQAVATHDSPGYQAALAALGDGAEREIRIVVGV, encoded by the coding sequence ATGCCAAAGGCCTATTGGGTCAGCGCATATCGTGCGGTAAGGGACCCTGACAAGCTTGCCGCATACGCGAAGCTTGCCAGTCCCGCAATCACTGCCGGCGGAGGGCGCATTCTCGCGCGTGGCGAACCGGCGAAGGTGTACGAATACGGCGTGAAGCAGCGCATCGTTCTGATCGAGTTCGATAGCGTCGAGCAAGCTGTTGCCACTCATGACAGTCCCGGCTACCAGGCCGCGCTGGCCGCTCTTGGCGACGGCGCCGAACGGGAAATTCGCATCGTTGTAGGCGTCTGA
- a CDS encoding Beta-lactamase-like, translating into MSHTLYLKQMELGEMANYVYLIGSTKTKEAAVIDPAWEIERIVELAAVDEMTLTHILVTHSHPDHVGGKLFGLQIQGVAELLERVDAKVVVHKAEADHLTPLAGSNIMRVDHGDTVSLGDITVTIIHTPGHTPGSQCFLVRDRLVTGDTLFIGSCGRVDLPGSSPEQMYDSLTNRVMKLDDKTVVLPGHNYAAGRTSSSIGEERNKNPYVQCRSLAAFLRVTGNA; encoded by the coding sequence ATGAGCCACACCCTCTATCTGAAGCAAATGGAATTAGGCGAGATGGCCAACTACGTCTATCTGATCGGTTCGACCAAGACGAAGGAGGCCGCTGTGATCGATCCGGCCTGGGAGATCGAGAGGATTGTGGAGCTTGCCGCAGTTGATGAGATGACACTGACCCACATCCTGGTCACCCACTCCCATCCCGATCATGTGGGTGGCAAGCTGTTCGGTCTTCAGATCCAGGGAGTCGCGGAGTTGCTCGAGCGGGTAGACGCCAAGGTGGTTGTTCATAAAGCGGAGGCCGACCACCTGACCCCTCTTGCCGGATCGAACATCATGCGAGTCGACCATGGTGACACCGTGAGTCTGGGCGACATCACCGTGACGATCATCCACACCCCTGGCCACACTCCGGGCTCACAATGTTTTCTGGTGCGGGATCGCCTGGTTACAGGAGATACATTGTTCATTGGTTCGTGCGGCCGCGTTGATCTCCCGGGCAGCAGTCCTGAGCAGATGTACGATTCGCTGACGAATAGAGTCATGAAGCTGGACGACAAGACCGTCGTCCTACCCGGCCATAACTACGCCGCTGGTCGCACGTCCAGCAGTATCGGTGAGGAGCGCAACAAGAACCCGTACGTTCAGTGTCGCTCCCTTGCCGCGTTCCTCCGCGTCACGGGCAATGCCTGA
- a CDS encoding protein of unknown function (Evidence 5 : No homology to any previously reported sequences), whose protein sequence is MSYSFSFLRTSQMNPSLCSGRSVIVCLRIAVVPKDRLVIIPSLRHMIWVAGATVRAIRGMHDHDRNHHESSR, encoded by the coding sequence GTGTCTTACTCGTTCAGTTTCCTGCGCACCTCCCAGATGAACCCGTCTCTTTGCAGTGGCCGCTCTGTCATCGTGTGCCTTCGAATCGCTGTCGTTCCGAAAGACCGCCTGGTGATCATTCCCTCATTGCGTCACATGATATGGGTGGCCGGAGCAACGGTTCGAGCAATTCGCGGCATGCACGATCATGACCGCAACCACCACGAATCGTCACGATAA
- a CDS encoding protein of unknown function (Evidence 5 : No homology to any previously reported sequences), with product MTATTTNRHDNSVCPYFMSF from the coding sequence ATGACCGCAACCACCACGAATCGTCACGATAATAGTGTCTGTCCCTATTTTATGTCATTTTAG
- a CDS encoding protein of unknown function (Evidence 5 : No homology to any previously reported sequences), protein MAEKPQGAKLASRTKNQVKKTAGQCTCGGDLIWSMVFNPRGRMMKVCEKCGTALPKVG, encoded by the coding sequence ATGGCAGAGAAGCCACAAGGAGCAAAACTTGCCAGCCGCACGAAGAATCAGGTCAAGAAGACGGCCGGTCAGTGTACATGCGGCGGCGATCTGATCTGGAGCATGGTCTTTAACCCGCGCGGTCGTATGATGAAAGTTTGCGAAAAGTGTGGGACGGCCTTGCCAAAGGTGGGGTAG
- a CDS encoding protein of unknown function (Evidence 5 : No homology to any previously reported sequences) gives MGKRQEPVRKSVKDVLADLLVGHREAAFGGPESALKYLRRTFEGQASLPNSVKAVAYDLYAEAQARCGQWEDCAASVGVSLGYLPELEAAFPHEYRRMLEGMTCFERGIQAYTELGNFHAALNLCEQAMALKLGEHYKAKRDSLEWAQ, from the coding sequence ATGGGGAAGCGACAGGAACCCGTCCGCAAGTCGGTCAAGGACGTCCTGGCCGATCTGCTGGTGGGTCACCGCGAGGCGGCCTTCGGCGGGCCGGAATCCGCGCTGAAGTATTTGCGCCGCACCTTCGAAGGTCAGGCGAGTCTGCCCAATTCGGTGAAAGCGGTGGCATACGACCTGTACGCCGAAGCCCAGGCTCGGTGCGGGCAGTGGGAGGACTGTGCGGCCTCCGTGGGCGTATCCCTGGGCTACCTGCCGGAGCTTGAGGCGGCCTTCCCGCATGAGTACCGTCGGATGCTGGAGGGCATGACCTGTTTCGAGCGGGGTATCCAGGCCTACACCGAGCTAGGAAACTTCCACGCTGCCCTGAACCTCTGCGAACAGGCCATGGCCCTGAAATTGGGCGAGCACTACAAGGCCAAGCGCGATTCCCTAGAGTGGGCACAGTAG
- a CDS encoding protein of unknown function (Evidence 5 : No homology to any previously reported sequences): MLLVASLPCRLPSFHNNIQHNKTSTRLRRAMVARRGIVRAVKELSRTFFLPGIWGQVLFIEIASLVSPPLQHVNYLSSFLRTFQMNPPLRRGCSVIMRIRIAVVPNDRLTIILSLPHMIRVAQCSNSANPWHAQP; this comes from the coding sequence TTGCTCCTTGTGGCTTCTCTGCCATGTCGACTTCCCTCCTTTCACAACAATATACAACACAACAAGACTTCAACAAGACTTCGCCGGGCCATGGTGGCCCGAAGGGGCATTGTACGCGCTGTCAAGGAGTTGTCAAGAACATTTTTCCTGCCGGGAATATGGGGACAGGTACTATTTATTGAAATCGCTTCCCTGGTCTCCCCCCCTCTGCAACACGTGAATTACTTGTCCAGTTTCCTGCGCACCTTCCAGATGAACCCGCCTCTTCGCCGCGGCTGTTCTGTCATCATGCGCATTCGAATCGCTGTCGTTCCGAACGACCGCCTGACGATCATCCTCTCGTTGCCTCACATGATACGGGTGGCCCAATGCAGCAATTCGGCTAATCCGTGGCATGCACAACCATGA
- a CDS encoding conserved exported protein of unknown function (Evidence 4 : Homologs of previously reported genes of unknown function) gives MMKRRLIVSAMATALSLSAEFALAADPEPTKEQAQTQKQEEIYGSQLMTPQERADHRAKMRAAKTAEEREKIRKEQHKLMQERAKARGLALPDEPPAMGGGMGPGGGMGPGGGGMGPGGRRGY, from the coding sequence ATGATGAAACGAAGACTGATAGTGTCCGCGATGGCTACTGCCCTGTCTCTGTCTGCTGAGTTCGCATTAGCCGCTGACCCGGAGCCAACCAAGGAACAGGCTCAAACGCAGAAGCAGGAAGAAATCTACGGCAGCCAACTTATGACGCCCCAAGAACGAGCCGACCATCGCGCCAAAATGCGCGCGGCGAAGACGGCTGAGGAGCGAGAGAAAATCCGCAAGGAACAGCATAAGCTCATGCAAGAGCGTGCGAAGGCGCGTGGTCTGGCACTACCGGATGAGCCGCCTGCTATGGGTGGCGGCATGGGTCCCGGTGGTGGTATGGGACCAGGAGGTGGCGGCATGGGACCTGGTGGGCGTCGCGGCTACTAA
- a CDS encoding Short-chain dehydrogenase/reductase SDR, whose translation MELHGRTALVTGAARRVGRAIALAMAGRGADVVIHYRSSASEAHETVEAVVRLGRRAFAIQADLAEPDQVEALADRAVQACGKIDVLVNSAAIFRRTPLEQLTVQDWEQFLRVNLTGPFLLARRLGLLMRQQGAGKIINVADVAGIKPWADFLPYSVSKGMLITITQGLAKALAPEVQVNAVVPGTVLPAEDYSEKERESIVRGTLLKRIGDPADIAQTVLFLVEGSDFITGQVVVVDGGRSIQ comes from the coding sequence ATGGAGCTTCACGGGCGGACGGCATTGGTGACGGGGGCAGCCAGGCGTGTGGGCCGGGCGATTGCCCTGGCGATGGCGGGCCGGGGCGCCGATGTGGTGATTCACTATAGGAGCAGTGCGTCCGAGGCCCACGAGACAGTAGAGGCGGTGGTACGTCTCGGCCGACGAGCGTTTGCCATTCAGGCCGATTTGGCAGAGCCGGATCAGGTCGAGGCGCTGGCTGACCGCGCAGTGCAGGCGTGCGGGAAGATCGATGTCCTGGTGAACAGTGCCGCGATCTTTCGGAGAACGCCGCTCGAACAGCTTACCGTACAGGACTGGGAACAGTTCCTGCGCGTCAACCTCACGGGACCGTTCCTGCTGGCCAGACGACTGGGCCTGCTGATGCGGCAGCAGGGAGCGGGGAAGATCATCAATGTCGCCGATGTCGCGGGGATCAAACCGTGGGCCGACTTCCTGCCCTATTCCGTCTCCAAGGGGATGTTGATTACCATCACGCAGGGGCTGGCGAAGGCGCTGGCGCCGGAGGTCCAGGTGAATGCTGTGGTGCCCGGCACAGTATTGCCGGCAGAGGACTACAGCGAGAAAGAGCGCGAGTCGATTGTCAGAGGCACACTGCTCAAACGGATCGGTGACCCGGCCGATATCGCCCAGACCGTCCTCTTTCTTGTAGAAGGCTCGGATTTCATCACCGGGCAAGTCGTGGTCGTAGATGGGGGCCGATCGATCCAGTAA
- a CDS encoding protein of unknown function (Evidence 5 : No homology to any previously reported sequences), whose translation MPESGGASNLRQRSGPIYSASRLSTYESCPLQYRFRYIDRIHRTEESIEAYLGSRVHEALNALYRTLQLGGEPSLSDLLKEYHWQWGQRWHNQVKIVKQDRSIDSYKELGERCLVNYYQAHQPFNHGQILGLEYHVATSLDPHGCYKIQGYIDRLVSVGSGRYEIHDYKTSGRLPSQGDLDVDRQLALYQLAIEGIWPDAKEIELVWHYLAFGRELRSRRTPDALERLKRSTIAVIDRIEADSEFKPIKSNLCHWCTYQNICPLWNDHPDAIYVRSTKAFGNSRSMEEVQTSDERGGLELQSIARDALREAIVTAAGHEGAEIRFAEYGQLWISRSHVNPKSTVDGTVDGWIRLSAESLPLLFRQVELARLSAPFVEKLQRYLRTRV comes from the coding sequence ATGCCTGAGTCCGGCGGCGCGTCGAACCTTCGACAGAGATCGGGACCAATCTACTCGGCGTCCCGGCTCTCTACGTACGAATCCTGCCCTCTTCAGTACAGGTTCCGCTACATCGACCGGATCCACAGGACCGAGGAGTCGATCGAGGCGTACCTTGGCTCACGGGTCCATGAAGCGTTGAACGCGTTGTACCGGACGCTGCAGCTTGGCGGCGAGCCAAGCCTGTCCGATTTGCTGAAGGAGTATCACTGGCAGTGGGGGCAGCGCTGGCACAACCAGGTGAAGATCGTCAAGCAGGACCGCTCGATCGATTCTTACAAGGAGCTTGGCGAGCGGTGTCTGGTGAACTACTATCAGGCGCATCAGCCGTTTAACCACGGACAGATACTGGGGTTAGAATATCATGTCGCGACCTCCCTTGACCCCCATGGTTGCTACAAGATTCAAGGGTACATCGACCGTCTTGTCAGTGTCGGGTCCGGGCGCTATGAGATCCATGACTATAAAACGTCCGGTCGTCTGCCGAGCCAGGGAGATCTGGATGTCGATCGGCAACTGGCCCTCTATCAGCTCGCGATAGAAGGGATATGGCCTGACGCCAAAGAGATCGAGCTGGTCTGGCACTACCTGGCCTTTGGCAGGGAACTCCGTTCGAGACGAACGCCGGACGCGCTCGAGAGGTTGAAACGTTCGACGATCGCCGTCATTGACCGGATTGAGGCCGACTCCGAGTTCAAGCCGATCAAAAGCAACCTGTGCCACTGGTGTACGTACCAGAACATCTGTCCGCTCTGGAATGACCACCCCGATGCAATCTATGTCCGATCCACTAAGGCGTTCGGTAATAGCCGTTCAATGGAGGAGGTCCAGACTTCGGATGAGCGAGGGGGGCTTGAACTGCAATCTATTGCTCGTGATGCGCTCCGGGAGGCGATCGTCACGGCGGCCGGACACGAAGGGGCAGAGATCCGTTTTGCCGAATACGGTCAGCTCTGGATCAGTAGGAGCCATGTGAATCCGAAGTCCACCGTAGATGGCACGGTGGACGGGTGGATCCGACTATCCGCCGAAAGCTTACCTCTGCTTTTCAGACAGGTGGAGCTGGCGCGGTTGAGTGCCCCCTTTGTTGAAAAGTTACAGCGGTACCTGAGAACCAGGGTATAA
- the leuC gene encoding 3-isopropylmalate dehydratase large subunit 2 (Isopropylmalate isomerase 2) (Alpha-IPM isomerase 2) (IPMI 2) (Evidence 2b : Function of strongly homologous gene; Product type e : enzyme) encodes MADTLLDKVWRAHTVRTLPSGQTQLFIGLHLIHEVTSPQAFQMLREAGLTVRYPKRTFATIDHIVPTASQLRPFADPMAEEMAVHLARNCKEFGVPFFNLENERQGIVHVIGPELGLTHPGMTIACGDSHTSTHGALGALAFGIGTSQVRDILATQCLAMAKPKLRQIRVEGRLTRGVYAKDVILAIIGRLGVNGGVGYAYEYAGSAVTAMSMEERLTICNMSIEGGARVGYVNPDTITFEYLKGRPFAPQGEAFDRAVAWWSNMTTDPDAGFDDVVRLDAPSIEPMLTWGINPGQSIGVSERIPHPNDAPDVDRAAWAEALVFMELESGQPIAGTSIDVAFIGSCTNGRLSDLRIAAQVVRGRKVAKGMRALVVPGSQAVARAAETEGLHEIFLEAGFEWRKAGCSLCLGMNEDKLTGREICAASSNRNFKGRMGSPTGRTLLMSPAMVAAAAIRGQIVDVREMLP; translated from the coding sequence ATGGCCGACACCCTCCTCGATAAAGTCTGGCGAGCCCACACGGTTCGAACGCTTCCCTCGGGACAGACACAGCTTTTCATCGGTCTGCACCTGATCCACGAGGTGACCAGCCCTCAGGCTTTCCAGATGCTGCGGGAGGCGGGACTCACAGTCCGCTATCCCAAGCGGACCTTTGCAACCATCGACCACATCGTTCCGACCGCCTCTCAGCTCCGCCCCTTCGCCGACCCGATGGCTGAGGAGATGGCCGTCCACCTGGCCAGAAACTGTAAGGAGTTCGGTGTCCCGTTCTTTAACCTGGAGAATGAGCGGCAGGGGATCGTTCACGTCATCGGACCGGAGCTTGGCCTGACCCACCCGGGCATGACCATCGCCTGCGGCGACAGCCATACCTCTACCCACGGGGCGCTGGGGGCGCTGGCGTTCGGCATCGGCACCAGCCAGGTGCGGGATATCCTGGCGACTCAATGTCTGGCGATGGCGAAACCAAAGCTCCGACAAATCCGGGTAGAGGGGAGGCTCACGCGTGGGGTCTACGCCAAGGACGTAATCCTCGCGATCATTGGCAGGTTAGGTGTGAATGGCGGAGTGGGTTACGCCTATGAGTACGCCGGCTCGGCCGTCACGGCGATGTCGATGGAGGAGCGCCTGACCATCTGCAACATGAGCATCGAGGGCGGCGCGCGCGTCGGCTATGTGAACCCCGACACAATTACCTTCGAATACCTGAAGGGACGCCCGTTCGCGCCGCAGGGCGAAGCGTTTGATCGAGCCGTAGCCTGGTGGAGCAACATGACAACCGACCCTGACGCCGGCTTCGACGATGTCGTGCGACTGGACGCCCCCTCGATCGAGCCGATGCTCACCTGGGGTATCAACCCCGGGCAATCGATAGGAGTGAGCGAGCGGATTCCGCATCCCAACGACGCACCCGATGTGGACCGGGCTGCCTGGGCCGAAGCGCTGGTCTTCATGGAACTTGAGTCCGGCCAGCCGATCGCCGGAACCTCGATCGATGTCGCGTTCATTGGCTCCTGTACTAACGGGCGTCTCTCTGACTTACGGATTGCGGCCCAGGTTGTCAGGGGGCGAAAGGTGGCGAAGGGAATGCGGGCGCTTGTCGTTCCAGGATCCCAGGCGGTGGCCAGGGCGGCTGAGACCGAGGGACTCCACGAAATCTTCCTGGAGGCCGGGTTTGAATGGCGCAAGGCCGGCTGCTCGCTCTGCCTCGGGATGAATGAGGATAAGTTGACAGGCCGGGAGATCTGCGCCGCGTCCAGCAACCGGAACTTCAAGGGGCGGATGGGAAGCCCCACGGGCCGTACCCTCCTCATGAGCCCGGCTATGGTGGCCGCGGCGGCCATTCGGGGGCAGATCGTCGACGTGCGGGAGATGCTGCCGTGA
- a CDS encoding putative DNA-methyltransferase (Evidence 3 : Function proposed based on presence of conserved amino acid motif, structural feature or limited homology) has product MSTTLGRLYVAYRGKAVCCVALGSDSRNFERVCTRTFGVRPMPDHRLPEEMATQVLDCLAGKRRFSGLIDLSRLTPFQRSVLQKVRTIPVGKVRSYRWIAKAIGAERAARAVGTALAKNPVPLLIPCHRVIRSDGRLGEYSGGGPSVKAKLLAFEGVDLEDLMRPRSRRKVTRPST; this is encoded by the coding sequence GTGTCCACCACGCTCGGACGGCTCTATGTGGCCTATCGTGGCAAGGCTGTCTGCTGTGTCGCCCTCGGGTCGGATAGCCGTAACTTTGAGCGGGTGTGTACAAGGACGTTCGGTGTTCGACCGATGCCGGATCATCGCCTGCCGGAAGAGATGGCCACACAGGTATTGGACTGTCTGGCAGGGAAGCGGCGCTTTTCAGGCCTGATTGACCTGTCCCGCCTCACACCGTTCCAACGGAGTGTATTACAAAAGGTCCGGACCATCCCTGTCGGCAAAGTGCGCTCGTATCGATGGATCGCAAAAGCCATCGGTGCGGAGAGGGCAGCCCGTGCAGTCGGAACAGCCTTAGCCAAGAATCCGGTCCCGCTGTTGATCCCGTGCCACCGGGTGATCAGGAGCGATGGTCGCCTCGGGGAGTATTCCGGGGGTGGCCCTTCCGTGAAGGCGAAACTGCTGGCCTTCGAAGGCGTCGACCTGGAGGATCTGATGCGTCCGCGGAGCCGCCGCAAGGTCACTCGTCCGTCGACGTAG